A stretch of DNA from Streptomyces sp. NBC_01197:
CAGACCCTCCAGCAGGATGTCCAGCAGCCGTGAGGACGCGGCCGCCTGCTGTGCCGAGTCGGGCAGTGTAGGCGCCGCCGTGGCTATCACCAGCAGGACGTCCGCCACGGTGACATCGCCCCGCAACTCGCCTGCTGTGTGGGCCCGGTCCACCAGCCTGCCCACGACCTCCAGCAGCTCCACTGGCCCCGCGCTGTCGGCCGAGAGACCGGGCAGCGCGGCGGTCGACGGCGGTTCCCCGGCGACCCGGGAGGCCGACCGCTGCTGCGGTACGCGCGTCTGGTCCGGGGAGGCATCAGGCACGCCCGTCAATGGCCCCCCGCCGAGGGCGACATCACCGATTTCAGCCGCTTCGGCCGCCCCCACGCGCAGCACCTGGGGCGGCAGCAGCCGTCCCGCACCCGAGGCCACCGACGTCCGCAGGAACCGCGAGAGCGCGGACCACGGTTCGTCCTCCTGCCCAAGTGCCGTACGGGCCTGCTCCGTCAGGCGGGCGGTCTCCTCCTCGGCTATCCGGCTGACCAGGACGTCCTTGCTCGGGAAGCGGCGGTACACGGTGCCGACCCCGACTCTCGCCCGGCGCGCCACGTCCTCCATCGGCGCGCCGTACCCGAGCTCGCCGAACACCTCGCGGGCGGCCCGCAGTACGTGCTCCAGATTGCGCTGTGCGTCCACGCGAAGGGGCGCAGAGCGCGTGCCCGCGCCCGCCCGTCCGCTGCTCTCAGCCGGGACAGTGGCCTGCCAA
This window harbors:
- a CDS encoding TetR/AcrR family transcriptional regulator, whose protein sequence is MHIQDARWQATVPAESSGRAGAGTRSAPLRVDAQRNLEHVLRAAREVFGELGYGAPMEDVARRARVGVGTVYRRFPSKDVLVSRIAEEETARLTEQARTALGQEDEPWSALSRFLRTSVASGAGRLLPPQVLRVGAAEAAEIGDVALGGGPLTGVPDASPDQTRVPQQRSASRVAGEPPSTAALPGLSADSAGPVELLEVVGRLVDRAHTAGELRGDVTVADVLLVIATAAPTLPDSAQQAAASSRLLDILLEGLRSRPA